The genomic interval ATCTTTAAATGCGGAGATGGACTTTGCTAATTCAAGACATTTCTGGTACAATGAAATATTTAGCTCATCCAAAAAAACAGAGAATCATCCAAAAATTAGCTCATCTAAATCCATTACATATTTAATGTACTTATAAACCAGCAAGaaatagaaataataaaaaaaaactgaaaaaatattgCACATATAGAGGATTtatacagaaaaacaaaactttaaAATTCTGGGCTCCAAGGGAAGAGTGAGTTAGGAATACCACTGTGCAAGCTGCAGATTACACTGACAACACTGAAGACTGATGTCATATGAAATGattattttagaataattactGAGAGCCAACAGAAGCCAGTTTCAAGTGGGAGTTCAGAGGTACGAGTACGAATGAGCTTAACTGGAAGAAGGCGGCCTCTTACGCTGAGGCCATGGAGGTTCTCGTGATTATATCTATACTTAAGTGTTCCACTtgaggaaacaggaaaaagatcTAAGGGATGTTGTTTACTTTTCCGCAAAGTCCCTGTTTTTCCTAACACAACATTAGGCAGTAAGTAAGCAGTACAACAGTTACCATTTGAAATCCATAGTTATATTAATCAAAACACAAATTTATAGCGCATGAGTTATAAAACTAATGAAAACTATGCCATGATGTCTATTTTGCTACAGGCCATGTCTGTGATATTATGTTTGCCTGGTTCAGGCTGGTCTTAAATAAGCAATATGGCCTAAGACAGACATCACATAAAATATATAGACATATATGACTGCAAttcaactaaataaaaattagttTTCCACCAAACTATGTATATTTTAGCCCCTTATTTTTACCAAGTTTAGGTTAAAACACCAAACATCCAGAGGGTCAATATatgcatgtttgttttttttaatgaattagtCACTTTCAGATGTGAAATGGAAATAAACCCAGGACTCACATGACAAAGGAAAACATGTGGCTGGCCAGTATTTGCTATTACCTAAAATGCATCTCTCTGGACACCTTCTAtacaagaaagaaagaaaaacgaCCCTTTCTATATACCCTTGGTCAATGtcagggttaaaaaaaaaaaaaaacagacaaagtgCGACATTCATTGAAACATAATCCGTCTGAGTGTCCCCAGAAATGCTGAGGTGGAAAGCCACCCTCTTACAGTACAGTAATGCAGGTAGCCGCTATCAGAAAGCTAGGGGAAAATGTGCCCATTACTGATGCTTATCGTAGAGcacattaaaaatgataaaCACTGTTCTTGATCACCGTCATATCTCAGTTACTCCCTTTATCACTGAAGTTAAGTACAGCAAAATGTGCTTGAAAATATTGACAACTCTGGCATTTTTATAATCATAATTTATGATCAGAACTTAAATGTATTATACTTTAATCATCAGTTTTTCAAAATAACTAAATTTACACTGAGACAAATGCAAATTACAACTGTAGTATATGTCGATAAGAGATTATTAAATGTTAGCTTATTTTTACATTGCATTACAAGTCTACATCATGTCATTGGCAAGTCACAGTCTGACTACAGTTGAGCAGACAGCTTCTCACTGCTCTTTTGTACCGAAATAAGCTCCGATTCTGCTAATCAAAAGATAATCCCAAAACGAATCCTCTTTATATTACACCTTGGCATTGACCTTATGTTGGTGATTGGTTAGTTCCACCGGAGGATactgggtgtgtgtttgtgtgttttttgttgaACCAAGTATTCTGATGGTTACTGACGGAAGAGTAACTACGTACACAGTACAATCTAATATTTAGGCttaatattaaagttaataTTTTCTTCCCATTTATGGTAAAATGTATACTCAAAGATAATGTAAGATTACTGTAGTTTGCTGAGACTTCACATTACATTTTTGGTTGATCTTTTATTGACCATTGCTGTTTTCAAATCGTGACAAACAATTCACCTTTATGGCAAAGGgatcattaaaaatgttttagaaatAGAGCTAGCAAAGTAATTAAAAACTCAAGAGTctattgcagtgtttcccaacctgctctgcggggacccacagatggttcacgtttctgctccctcccagttcccgaTAAGGACAATTTCATCGAGATGAAAGTTTTCCCCCAGGGGTATAGCACTTAAAAACGTAGccaaaacagtttttttttccctcaatcAAAGCAGTTTGCCATGGACACAGAGGAGTCTTGCCACAGACATGTTCGTCTGTGCATAAACAGGTTCGTCTGTGCATAAACAGGTTGACCATGCCTGTGGATTATAAATGATCTCCTGCTTTTCAGCTTTTTTTCCCTGGAGTCACACaacaaacgtttttttttttaaatcatatatCTGCTTCATTGCTGTAATAAACCcaacataaaataaaacaccttaGTGAGATAAACTACTAAACACTTTCATACAAAATGCACAAACATTGCCAAGCAAATGCGATCTAAATATGAAATTCAACACCAGATTTTAAAAAAGTCATAGCTTATGGTCTATGAATAATTTATTTGGTTGCCTTCCATTGCATGCTGCTGTGTAATGGACAGCAACCTCTCACAGCTGCACAGGTAAGGTATCTAAAAATGCCTGCAGAGTTTCAGAATCAGCAACCATTTCAGAGGCAGttcatttctaaaatgtgcTACTTCTTCCTCAGTTATGAGGAGAAATACCATTACTATCTCAAACTAAATAATTTGTTCAGCAGCAACCTAAAACAAGACCGATTTAATACTAAAACTAAACAGAGTTTCTCTAATATGCTACGTTGCCAGTCTGCCTAATTTAGACTTATTACAGAGAAAATGCCTCTTCTTCTAAATAAAGTAACCAGACAAAGAAACCAAACGATGTCGAGATCATCGTACATCCAATTATAACAGAAAAATGATACAAGATGAAGTATTGCTATTGTAATCTATTGAGTTTGAGGCTTTATGGCTTAATAACATAGTGTTAATATAGCAGGGTATTAACAGAGTGGGGTGAGGCGCAGTGCGATAGAGCGCTGTGTCTCTGATTGGAAAgctgccagttcaaatcccaggctcaaaagagtgatttcaccactaGGCCCTCAATGACCAATTCTGATTTCACAAAAAAAGTGTCGAATTTGGAAAAAAGCTTCTGCTAAAGTAcacgaataaataaataaataaaatacaggaCACTGTACTGAAGAGAGTGTCAGTGTTACCTCATGGATGTGGAATGTCAGTATGACTAACAGCAAGTGTGACCATCAGCCAGCTTACCTTCTGAAATGGCATGTGGTTTGATGATACAGCAGGTACAGTCTGTACACtttgcagtgttgggggggccACGGCCCACTGtcgatgggaaaaaaaattccAGTTCCTATAGGAAGTCAAAAAATACACGTAACCAAAATAAAACGCATAATAGTCCACCTTCTTTATGGCGGTATAAATTCGAATGTCTTTGCGTTTAGCTAAATTACTAAGTGTGCATTCTGGAAAAACTAAATTCTTACACAAAATGTTTGAGATGACTTCCTCAGACTTCTGATCTTCTGACTTTTGGAAATGTGTCTCATTTTGTTCCTAACCTAACCCTCAGCATCAAATGCATCCTTAGCATTTTAGCCATTTGCAGAATTAAACAATTCATAGCAAGAATATAGGTTTTCCTGTTTCCTTAGGGGTGCAACAGCAGATACCTCAGCCTACAAGTCCACCATACAACCTGCTGTGAGGTACAGCAGGATAAGGAAGCTGCAAATGCCAAAGCAGCATAATGGAAACACCAATGGTGATGAGAAATAGCCTGCCATGGGCCCCATGCTGTCGTTATAAGAACATCTTCTTATAAGTTCCCTGTAATCTTCTTGCTCATCTTTGTGGTATGCTGTCTACCATTTTCTGTATCAAGCACTAAAGTCAGGAGCTTGTGTCATGCAGCATTGTCAGGAGTTGTTTCCTACCCTTGCCGCCGAGGCCAATGAATCTGACCCGTGCCCAGCGTTCTGGGTGCCGTCTGTGCCGAACCGAGCCCGCAGGCTCTGTGTAGCTTCTCTGCGGGCTGTGTCAGAGTCTGTAGGGCCCAGGAGCTCCCTCCAGGTGGATACTGCCTCATCCCCCATTATATCCATAGCAATAACAGGACCGGAGGTAATGAACTGTAAGAGGTTGCTGTAAAGGCAATACATCCAAACTGTCAGCATCTTTATGGCCACAACGCAAGATTCaagttagggctgggcgatatgcgATATTAATATTGGCATTACATGTTGTGAAAAGACAATTGTCACATCTCAAGAACTGACAGCTGGCTTGGGTGGCATCCAGTTTCTCATACCGCCTGGACATTACACCGAGGTAAATGGTATTTTGCAAAAGTAACGTTATTTTGCAGTACAATTCTGGTACTTTAGAATCTGACCAGTATGGCTCGTGGTATCTCGCTTCCCAGGCTGCGTAACTGGCTTCCTGACTATGATAAACACAATACTGCTGTTTCTTCAGTTCTGCCAGCAGTTCCTTTATTTTGCCATTTCACTAGCAAGGTGAGTCTGATTGCAGCACTAAATATTATATTGCTTTAGCAATCCAGCCCCACATGCCAAATGGAAAATGAAGAACagcaagctttttttttttacttttaaaaatgtaacgcAAGATGTTTCAGATCAGTGGGTCTGTACAAAACATGGCTATTATAATAATTTGTGTATATTATAGAATATTCAAATTTACAATATtctatcattttttaaattgactCATACCATAGCAAAACCATAAGGCAGAAATTGTGCCTCTTTCATTAGAGTAGAGTGACAATACTGCAAAGTCAAACGAATGTCACAGAAATGCTGACAACACTGATGCAACTTTCAGGCTGCTTAAAGCCCCCCCTCAAGCCCCACGCCTGGGTCAGTCACTCAGACAGACAACACTTACTTAAAGAAAGACTTTGACTGATGTTCTGCGTAAAAATCCGCTGCTTGTTCCCTGTAAGACAGATACTGTAAGTGGTAATGTGGAAACGAAGCCTGACAATTCTGTACTGACTGTACCCACATCTGATATAGCTGATGTCATCCTTAGATAAATGTAATGATGCTTCACTCCCATTAGAAAATGCAACATTAAGCAACATAAAGATACAAACacaaagtgaatgaaaatgtcGAAGTAGATATGGTCTTTAAGCTAAACAggaaaactaaaataaaaaatctgaaatattcTTCCATTACAAAGCCATTTTTGCTAagcagatagacagacacacactgagaGCTTTATAATTCCAGGTTTTGACAAGCACTTGCTCAATGATGCTGCTCTCTGAGGCACCTGACAGTGCAACACCCTTGGAAAAAGCTGTTCACAAACACGCGGGATATAACAGGGAAAGTCACGATTCTTCTGGAAGCTAACTGATGCTCCTTGGATGGTGAACTGCTGCCACCCTGTGCTGCCAATGAAAAGAGCTTCTACACTCTGACTATGTAGCACCCAAGGATTTCCTGCTTGCTTTCGCCTTCTGTCCGGCTTACGTTAGGTCTGATTCGTCGGCAGACTCTGTAAACACCTTCACTGCATTAAAGTGATGTAAATGGTAAGAGCAGTGAATTATCGCAGAATATCAAAGACACTAACCTCTACACTGTATCCCTGCCTCTAAGCTCTGAGATGTTCACGACACACAAAATAGCTCACTGTGTGTAGAGATGTAGAACTGGATTTCAATCAACTTTGGCATATACTAAATGGAATAACCCATTTTATTTACAAAAGACCACTGGGATTCAAGACTGGGTTTTTAGactgtaataaaataataacaacaacaataataataataatgtttttggcCAGACATGCTTGCTCTGTGGTCCTTTTGGGCTGGAGTTTTCTTACACAGAGGTAGTGCTTTTCCTATTAATAGCATCACTCTGCAGCAATAGATGCCAGTCAAAGACTGGAATGAACTGAGGCAGTGAGCAATTATAGTTTTCTTATGTGCAAGACGAGTCTGTTTCCTCTCAGGCTTCCTTTCAGTGTCGATGACTGTGAAGTATTTACATCGTCCCTTTTTACCTTACCAGCTTTTATGCCTTACCAAGAAAGTTTAGTCATTTTTGCTTTTGTAAGGATGAGGTTTCTGTCATAAATCGTCTGGATGATGTCTCCAATCCTCGTCAGAGCATCTGGTTTTACCATGGCAAGCGTTCTTTtaacagcaagaaaaaaaaaacaaccactCAGACTAAAAAAAGGAGACAAGTGAAGTTGTTACAAAATAGACTCACAAACTAAACAAAACCCTTGTTGCAGCCGCTGAATCGGCACTGATATTATCGTGCATTGAATGAAAATCGCCAAACGTATTTCAGTTTCACGCCACCATTTCCAATGAGACATTATACATGACATGTAGCGCAACTTGAAAGGTAACATTTTCACCCCAAAGATGTTGAGTTACCGTTCTTTTTTGCTACCCAGCTTGTTAGCAGTGTACTGGTCCCCGTAGCCAATCAGATTGAGCTGCCGGGAGAAGATGTTCACCCGGTTTCCCACAAAGAGATCCTCCTGCCGTAGCTCCTCGTACCGAGTCCGCCTTAAGAAGGTCCGCTGGTTTTTAACATCAAACTATATAGGAAAAACATCACAACTGGATCAAAGAAGCACAGGTAAATTCATATAAAACTTTGCAGTCTGGCTGATATTATATAcacaatatatacacacacacacttctggaaaaaatgaagagccAAGCTGGAgtttgcaagaaaaaaaaactaattgaCAAATGACTGAAACAAAAATTTTTGCAGTGGTCTCCTAATTTATTCCAGAGGTGTGtgtataatttttatttatctttatcACAGGAAAAGAACGAATGAATGCCACAACCTATATTTCATAACTTCCATGCACGCTTTCCATTTCATAGACAACAGCTTTAtcacataatttaaaaatatcaaaTTACTCTATAAAATgatgaaaagaaaattaaatctGAGGCAGGGGTGTTATTGGTGATGTATATTAACCTAATTATACATGTCTGACCTCACATTAGACTAGCTGTTTTGTAATGCCAACTACTACTTATGTTTAAACTGCTGAGACTGTAAAACGGTCTAATACACACAGATGTAAATGAACTTTTTTCATGTTATTttgcttatttgtttttagATCAGTCTGACCCGAGAGAGCATGTGAACCATACCATCTCCACAGAGCCATCTTTAGGGTAAAACAGCAGCTGGTAGCGCCGGAGGAGAGCAGCGCTGGGGTCATACCACTCTGTGAGAAAGGCAAAGCGCTCCTCCTGTAAGGAAAggccgggggtggatgagagtGATGCTGGGCCACAGGGTTCGAAATAATCCCGAGGCTCAATAAAGACTGAATTATTAAACAATTTGATATAACATCACTTTAGGCGCCTGAACAAGAACAATCTGTAAATCTGGTATATCATTCATCATCGGCCTCCAGGCATGTGACGATGAATCGgttaaaaatcgatgtaaatgtatgacgatttaaaccaactaatgtggaaaatgaatcgctactttagaggtactttacttaacagaaaaactggcgttatattacatttgattgCACGACGTCAGTCCgacgtcagatgtcactgcgtattcacgTCGACGTCGTCCGTTAGTTTTTGGTTTTTACCGAACCGGAGAGCaaatttgaaattgaggacaccctcccccccgAGCTTACATCggcggtgtggcagcattttagctttccggtaatcacaaacgaaaacgacgagaaaagcacagacaagataAAACCTgcgtgcaaacattgtaaaagattgataacatacacaaatagcacatcgaacatgcttcagcatgtccaccggcaccacagtgagctccATTCACCACCACGAGAgtgaagattattaaaagggcaaaccaaGCTAAAAacctgcacatgcaagccttagtttatttggtaacgctttatattaagtgcaccttcattatgcattcatacaacattcataagcagcatacAAGTACACCTtgacatcctaacatcccttaacagctttaatatacattaataacaaacattacatgattatacaattataatatttgttattatataatgtttgttattaatgtatattaaagctgttaagggatgtcaggatgtaaaggtatacatgcatgatgtttatgaatgatttctgaatacttaatgaatacattatgaagttgtactgaacgttttatgaatgcagtataaaagcattatgacgGTGCAGTTAAGGTAAAGCGTTACcgtttatttgaagatttttaaaaaatttattctgatttgggattttttttaaaaaacagtattttattcaatttcagttgcactgttaagaagaggacacgttttgcacagtttagaaagacaaataaaggaatattttaaaataaatttgtctgcagctcattctgttaaaaaaatcGTGAGAAAATCATATTGTGAACTCAGAAATCGTGAGTCGTATCGAATCATGAGTTGAGTGTATCATTACATCCCTATCGGCCACACAGGTACACCTAGCCAGTACTGGGTAGGGCCGACGTTTACTTCCAGAACCACTTCAATGCACCAACTGTACTGGCTAACTATCGGTATCGGCCGATACAGCAACAATTGGCCGTTGGCCGATAATTCCCTCTAAAATGGTAACCCATATTGTTTTGAACACCCGCATACTAAACTGTTAGAGAAATGTCTGCAATGtggaattattttaatgttagtGAAAAGGATGTTATAAATGCATCTGGCAAACATTACTCTGCTCAAATTACACGAGGAGAATGAACTAATAAACATTTCAGCACAACAAATTTGATGGCTCACCTTATGGTGAGACAATGAAGAGTCTGAAGTGTTTCTGATAAACAAATCCATTCCTATAAAGAATGTATAGTACTGCGGAATAACGTGAATGTGTCAGCAATTTCATAGCAAAAAGAAAATTCAGTGGAGACAACGCAAAATCAAAAGATATTACTTTGATGGAGTTTATCACACTTGATGATCAGCCCTTCTCTGTTGTAAATGTTAGAAATATAAAAGATGTATATGATACACAATATAGTGCTCTGGGACTATTGTATGCCAGAGTTGGTGTTTTcttacaaaaacaataaatactttttcatatttttggaatgtaattatttgttcatttatttggGTGGAGTGTCCCTTTAAACTCATTTAAGCAGAACCTCCCAAACAATCGGTATCAGTATCGGTGTCAGTTTTTGAAATTATCAGCTATCGGTATTGGCCAGAATTTGCTTCTCGATCCATGGACAGGCGAGTTGTGCATGCAGAGAAGCCATTCTTCACATCACTGTTGTactgaactgtttttttttcacctcTGGTCTTCCTGTTAATTTTAacaagtctggccattctcctctgacctttcTCATAAACAAGGTGTTTTTGCCAACAGAACTTGTGCTGACTggatgctttttttgtttactgCACCATTCTCTGCGAATACTAGACACTGTGGTGTGTGAAAATTCCAGGAAGGTGGCTGTTTCAGGCACCAACATTCACACCACATCTAAAATTGCTTAGGTCATGCATCTTGGCTAATTTAATGCTTAGCCAAACAGTTACTTAACCTCTTGACCCTGTCTCTGTGTAAGTACTTAGCTGAAACCACAAGGCTCACAAGATGGTGTACCCAATAAAGAGGCCATCGAGTATAGCTTGGGACAAGCTGTTatacagttaaaaataaatcacaaaatatTAGATATAATACTTATTTCCTCCTTGCTCAGGGTAATTTTTtcaaatgaaacttttggtacaGCAATGGCCTCGAGTATCATTTTTCTTAATTCACACTGCCACCTAGTGTCTGAAAGGGCAAATTTCACTATTGGTTGACAAGGTCCTGCTGCAATTAATAGCAAGACATATAATCTAATAGGAAATTTACCTGAAATGAGTTACAAGTACAGAAAAATGGTAAAATGTGAGTAAAAAAACCTAGACCTCTGATTTTTGCCTAACAGGAATTTACCATTTCACATATAAATTTACACAGATATTTACATATCAACTATGAACGTTCCCTATATGTATACACATTGCTTAAACTTTGCAAATAGTTGTCATGTAAATTCTAACATGTAAAACAAATGTCCAGTACAATTCCCTACATAAGTCTGGAATTAATTTTAAGCTACCTTCCCGTGGATGCCAACCGAGTCTAAATGACACCAGCAAGGGAAAGTATTAAGCAGAAGAAGAGGAGCTTAAGCCCATTGCTTGGATGTGGTTCTCCTGATACTACTGAAAGGTACTGACACATCAAAAGGAAAAGAGTGAAGATGTTCATGGAAAGAGGGATGATGGAGAGAGACTATTGGGTGGTCTGGTTCCATGTTTGAGGCCTGAGCAGTGGGAGATAGGGCCATGTTCAAGTTGTGTTCAGCAGGATTGGGGAAGTGCTGACTAACTCtggggaatttttttaaaccGGTGGATATGCCCTCTGGCCAGGCGGGACTTGCTGGAAGTTTCTGGTGGATGAGAGTTTATCACTGCTGCTGAAGTAGCTGTGGTGAACATAGTATAAAGGCTGCCTgagtaaataaaatgaattggAAGATGTTGATAGCGCTGAATGTTTAGGGCTGACATAGCTGACGCATTGCTTCAATGTCCAAGTACCTCTGGACAGGCAAACAGGTATTCCCTTATTTTAAAAAGGAGCATCAGACTGTATCTTCCAACTAGCACACATAGACTCCCTTTGAAAGGCTATACCA from Paramormyrops kingsleyae isolate MSU_618 chromosome 16, PKINGS_0.4, whole genome shotgun sequence carries:
- the nme7 gene encoding nucleoside diphosphate kinase homolog 7 isoform X2, which produces MEERFAFLTEWYDPSAALLRRYQLLFYPKDGSVEMFDVKNQRTFLRRTRYEELRQEDLFVGNRVNIFSRQLNLIGYGDQYTANKLGSKKERTLAMVKPDALTRIGDIIQTIYDRNLILTKAKMTKLSWEQAADFYAEHQSKSFFNNLLQFITSGPVIAMDIMGDEAVSTWRELLGPTDSDTARREATQSLRARFGTDGTQNAGHGSDSLASAARELEFFFPSTVGRGPPNTAKCTDCTCCIIKPHAISEALTGKILNSINQAGFEISALQMFSMDRANAEEFFEVYKGVVAEYPSMVSELCSGPCMALEIHGAEAPRRFRDFCGPADPDIARHLRPATLRALYGKNKMQNAVHCTDLPEDGILEAQYFFKILYG
- the nme7 gene encoding nucleoside diphosphate kinase homolog 7 isoform X1, which produces MEERFAFLTEWYDPSAALLRRYQLLFYPKDGSVEMFDVKNQRTFLRRTRYEELRQEDLFVGNRVNIFSRQLNLIGYGDQYTANKLGSKKERTLAMVKPDALTRIGDIIQTIYDRNLILTKAKMTKLSWEQAADFYAEHQSKSFFNNLLQFITSGPVIAMDIMGDEAVSTWRELLGPTDSDTARREATQSLRARFGTDGTQNAGHGSDSLASAARELEFFFPSTVGRGPPNTAKCTDCTCCIIKPHAISEALTGKILNSINQAGFEISALQMFSMDRANAEEFFEVYKGVVAEYPSMVSELCSGPCMALEIHGAEAPRRFRDFCGPADPDIARHLRPATLRALYGKNKMQNAVHCTDLPEDGILEMWTLIHGGIPTLPWGPWLSIHHKDLLFWSQMHQ